A single region of the Salvia miltiorrhiza cultivar Shanhuang (shh) chromosome 8, IMPLAD_Smil_shh, whole genome shotgun sequence genome encodes:
- the LOC131001355 gene encoding 2,3-bisphosphoglycerate-dependent phosphoglycerate mutase 1-like: MASTAYHQAVVTLQSRGYFSDSCLNQENGIASFRLISKGVKLDIALTRRETYCSRRRSVPVTQASASHTTAVPDPVLSPSSGTSSDSKKKSNEAALILIRHGESMWNEKNLFTGCVDVPLTKKGVEEAIEAGKRISNIPVDMIYTSSLIRAQMTAMLAMTEHRRKKVPIILHDENEQARAWSQIFSEDTKKQCIPVVTAWQLNERMYGELQGLNKQETADRYGTEQVHVWRRSYDTPPPNGESLEMCAERAVAYFTEFIQPQLLSGKNVMIAAHGNSLRSIIMYLDKLTSQEVISLELSTGIPMLYIFKEGRFIRRGSPVAPTEAGVYAYTKRLAQYRQKLDEMFQS; encoded by the exons ATGGCCTCCACAGCATATCACCAAGCAGTTGTGACTCTTCAATCTCGCGGTTACTTCAGTGACTCTTGCCTCAATCAGGAGAATGGAATCGCTTCATTTAGGTTGATTTCAAAAGGTGTCAAGCTAGATATTGCTTTGACAAGAAGAGAAACTTATTGCTCTAGGAGGCGAAGTGTCCCTGTGACTCAGGCATCGGCCTCACACACCACTGCGGTCCCTGACCCAGTTTTGTCTCCATCAAGCGGCACCTCAAGTGACTCCAAGAAGAAATCAA ATGAAGCTGCACTAATTCTGATCAGGCATGGGGAGTCTATGTGGAATGAGAAGAACCTCTTCACAGGTTGTGTTGATGTGCCACTCACCAAGAAGGGAGTGGAAGAAGCTATCGAAGCCGGCAAAAGAATCAGCAACATACCGGTCGACATGATCTATACTTCTTCGTTAATTCGTGCACAGATGACTGCTATGCTTGCAATGACTGAACATCGTCGCAAGAAG GTTCCAATTATTTTGCATGATGAGAATGAGCAAGCGAGAGCATGGAGCCAAATTTTTAGTGAAGATACTAAAAAACAATGCATTCCAGTTGTCACTGCTTGGCAGCTAAACGAAAGAAT GTATGGAGAACTACAGGGTCTGAATAAGCAAGAAACAGCCGATAGATATGGAACCGAACAAGTCCATGTGTGGCGACGCAGTTATGACACACCTCCTCCAAACGGCGAGAGTCTGGAAATGTGTGCTGAGAGAGCTGTCGCGTACTTCACGGAATTT ATTCAGCCCCAGCTTTTGTCTGGGAAGAACGTGATGATTGCGGCCCATGGAAACTCACTGAGGTCCATTATCATGTATCTGGACAAGCTGACTTCTCAAGAG GTCATTAGCTTGGAATTATCAACTGGAATACCGATGCTTTACATTTTTAAAGAGGGAAGATTTATTCGCAGAGGTAGCCCTGTGGCACCAACTGAAGCTGGTGTTTATGCTTACACTAAG CGCTTGGCTCAATACAGGCAGAAGTTAGATGAAATGTTTCAATCCTGA
- the LOC131001346 gene encoding probable beta-D-xylosidase 7, with translation MRTHNRNRRSLPLLIILMFLSTDSVFLPAQSDATPPFSCDPSNLSTNLFPFCNTSLPIAARVKDIVSRLTLDEKIQQLVNNAAAVPRLNISAYEWWSEALHGVSRHGKGVTFSGSIKSATMFPQIILSAASFDSQLWYRIAQAIGKESRAFFNAGQGKGMTYWAPNINILRDPRWGRGQETAGEDPLVAAKYAVAYVRGLQGDSEAGEIKRDGRLMASACCKHYTAHDLDNWKGVSRYAFDAKVTKQDMADTFQPPFKACVEQGKASGIMCAYNRVNGVPSCADQNLLTKTVRQQWGFQGYIASDCDAVAIIHDVQGYAKEPEDAVAAVLKAGMDVNCGSYLAKFTKSAVEKNKVSEGDIDRALSNLFSIRMRLGLFNGDPRQLEYGSINGSYVCSKEHQELALQAAQSGIVLLKNDGALLPLSKNSTKSLAIIGPNANTSDTFVGNYEGYPCKSITILQALENLYSITTKFDQGCDFANCTSVSTDKAVAIAKEADHVVLVMGLDQTLEREKLDRLELGLPGYQEDLITAVAAAAKRPVVLVLLCGGPVDISFAKQNPKIASILWAGYPGEAGGVAVAQTLFGDNNPGGKLPVTWYPKEFSKVEMTDMRMRPDPSQGYPGRTYRFYTGPKVYEFGYGLSYTNYTYKFVSVSHDSLFLNGSLYVNAVKRSGSSQSISISKLGSNACKSIKVSAQVRVTNHGDMAGKHPMLLFVRSNNTKSGDTARQLVGFKTVRLSPGKTKDVGFDMNPCESFSHADEDGALVIEEGTLYLGVGDDEHPINVVI, from the exons ATGAGAACCCATAACCGTAACCGCCGCAGCCTCCCACTCTTAATCATTTTGATGTTCCTCTCAACAGATTCAGTGTTTCTCCCAGCACAATCCGACGCCACTCCCCCATTTTCATGCGATCCATCAAACCTCTCCACAAATCTCTTTCCCTTCTGCAACACTAGTTTACCCATCGCTGCCAGAGTGAAGGACATCGTGTCCCGCCTCACGCTCGATGAGAAAATCCAGCAGCTCGTCAACAACGCTGCCGCCGTCCCCCGCCTCAACATCTCCGCCTACGAGTGGTGGTCGGAGGCGCTGCACGGCGTCTCGCGCCACGGCAAAGGCGTCACTTTCAGCGGCTCCATCAAGTCGGCCACCATGTTCCCCCAAATCATCCTCTccgccgcctccttcgattCGCAGCTCTGGTACCGCATCGCGCAG GCGATCGGAAAAGAGAGCCGAGCGTTCTTCAATGCAGGACAGGGGAAGGGGATGACATATTGGGCGCCAAACATAAATATCTTGAGGGACCCGAGATGGGGGAGAGGGCAGGAGACAGCTGGCGAAGATCCATTGGTGGCCGCGAAATACGCCGTGGCGTACGTTAGAGGGCTCCAGGGGGATAGTGAAGCAGGGGAGATCAAAAGGGACGGCCGTCTCATGGCCTCCGCTTGCTGCAAGCACTACACTGCGCACGACTTGGACAACTGGAAAGGCGTCTCCCGCTACGCATTCGATGCCAAA GTGACGAAGCAAGATATGGCGGATACGTTCCAGCCGCCGTTCAAGGCGTGCGTGGAGCAAGGCAAGGCAAGCGGCATAATGTGCGCGTATAATCGTGTCAATGGCGTTCCAAGCTGTGCTGATCAAAATCTTTTAACTAAAACTGTTCGACAACAATGGGGTTTTCAGGG GTACATTGCGTCGGATTGCGACGCTGTTGCTATAATACATGATGTGCAAGGCTACGCCAAAGAGCCAGAAGATGCAGTCGCAGCTGTGCTTAAAGCTG GTATGGATGTGAATTGCGGCAGCTACTTGgcaaaattcacaaaatcagcTGTGGAAAAGAACAAAGTATCAGAAGGTGATATAGACAGAGCCCTTAGCAATCTCTTCTCCATCAGAATGAGACTAGGACTTTTTAATGGCGATCCAAGACAACTCGAATACGGAAGCATCAATGGCAGCTATGTCTGCAGCAAAGAGCACCAAGAGCTCGCCCTCCAAGCTGCACAATCCGGCATCGTCCTCCTCAAAAACGACGGCGCCCTCCTCCCCCTATCCAAGAACTCAACCAAGTCTCTGGCTATCATAGGCCCCAATGCCAACACTTCAGACACATTCGTTGGAAACTACGAAGGCTATCCATGCAAGAGCATCACAATTCTTCAAGCACTTGAAAATCTATACAGCATCACCACCAAGTTTGATCAGGGCTGTGACTTTGCTAACTGCACTTCAGTTTCCACTGATAAAGCAGTGGCCATCGCCAAAGAGGCAGATCATGTTGTCCTAGTCATGGGATTGGATCAGACGTTGGAGAGGGAGAAGCTCGATAGGCTCGAGCTGGGCCTCCCTGGATATCAAGAGGATCTTATCACAGCCGTTGCAGCCGCTGCAAAAAGACCTGTTGTCTTAGTGCTTCTATGTGGAGGCCCCGTTGATATCTCCTTTGCCAAACAGAATCCCAAAATCGCGAGCATTCTGTGGGCCGGGTATCCAGGAGAAGCCGGAGGAGTTGCAGTGGCTCAAACTCTGTTTGGAGACAACAATCCAG GCGGTAAACTACCGGTTACTTGGTATCCAAAAGAGTTCAGCAAAGTAGAAATGACAGATATGAGGATGAGGCCTGATCCTTCTCAAGGGTATCCGGGGCGAACCTACAGATTCTACACCGGTCCAAAAGTTTATGAATTCGGTTATGGTCTCAGCTACACTAACTATACTTACAAGTTCGTCTCAGTCAGTCATGACAGCCTCTTTCTGAATGGTTCATTGTATGTAAATGCCGTTAAGAGATCTGGATCTTCTCAGTCGATATCTATATCAAAACTAGGAAGCAACGCCTGCAAGAGCATCAAGGTTTCAGCTCAAGTGAGAGTCACCAATCACGGAGACATGGCTGGTAAGCATCCGATGTTATTGTTTGTTAGAAGCAACAACACGAAAAGTGGTGATACGGCGAGACAATTGGTTGGATTCAAGACTGTGAGATTAAGTCCGGGAAAGACTAAAGATGTTGGATTTGATATGAATCCCTGTGAGAGTTTTAGCCATGCTGATGAAGATGGAGCACTGGTTATTGAGGAGGGCACCCTCTACTTAGGCGTGGGGGATGATGAACACCCTATTAATGTTGTAATCTAA
- the LOC131001363 gene encoding uncharacterized protein LOC131001363: MSNVSNGQKKSTPDECENSSPPEMEQAKINEVRQLIGPLSGNLAVYCSDASISRYLRARNWNVKKAVKMLKATLKWREEFKPEEICWDDVAGEAETGKIYISNYKDKNGRSVLVMRPRCQNSKSIKGQIKYLVYCMENAILDLPPEQDQMIWLIDFHGFNVSHISIKVTRETAHVLQEHYPERLGVAILYDAPKIFQPFWMVAKPFLEPKTANKVNFVYADDPNTNKIMSELFDMEMVESAFGGKDDSDFNITKYAERMREDDKRTLSYWKTPSPATLVASPSSQNLNSQKSDAQLKSQDKEHIS; encoded by the exons ATGAGTAATGTGAGTAATGGGCAAAAGAAATCCACTCCAGATGAGTGCGAAAATTCTTCACCTCCTGAAATGGAGCAAGCTAAG ATTAATGAGGTGAGACAGCTAATCGGGCCACTGTCTGGTAACCTCGCGGTTTATTGCTCTGATGCATCTATTTCAAGATATTTGAGAGCACGAAACTGGAATGTTAAGAAGGCCGTTAAAATGCTTAAAGCAACTCTAAAATGGAGGGAGGAGTTCAAGCCAGAAGAGATTTGTTGG GATGACGTAGCAGGAGAAGCAGAAACCGGGAAGATCTATATATCGAATTACAAAGATAAGAATGGAAGGTCGGTCCTCGTCATGAGACCTAGGTGCCAG AACTCAAAATCGATAAAAGGGCAGATAAAATATTTGGTTTATTGCATGGAAAATGCAATTTTAGATCTTCCTCCGGAACAAGACCAGATGATTTGGTTGATTGATTTCCACGGTTTCAATGTTTCGCACATATCAATCAAAGTTACACGAGAAACTGCCCATGTACTGCAAGAGCACTACCCAGAGAGACTAGGCGTAGCAATACTATACGACGCGCCCAAGATATTTCAACCATTTTGGATG GTTGCCAAACCCTTCCTCGAGCCTAAAACGGCTAACAAAGTCAATTTTGTGTATGCGGACGATCCCAACACAAACAAGATCATGAGCGAGCTGTTCGACATGGAAATGGTGGAGTCTGCATTTGGTGGGAAAGATGACTCAGATTTCAACATCACAAAGTATgctgagagaatgagagaggacGATAAGAGAACCCTTTCATATTGGAAAACGCCATCCCCTGCAACGCTAGTAGCTTCCCCAAGCTCGCAAAATTTGAACTCACAGAAATCCGATGCACAACTCAAGTCTCAAGATAAAGAGCACATCAGCTGA